The Nitrospinota bacterium genomic sequence TTTTACGCCGCGCTCAACAGCGCGGTCTTTTCGGACGGCTCGTTCGTATATATTCCCCCAAACACAAGGTGCCCGATGGAGCTTTCGACCTACTTCAGAATAAACACGGAAGGGACGGGGCAGTTTGAAAGGACTCTGATAATCGCCGACAAGGGGAGTTACGTTTCATATATAGAAGGTTGCACGGCTCCCCAGTACGACACCAATCAGCTTCACGCGGCGATAGTAGAGCTGGTAGCTCTTGACGATGCCGAGATAAAATATTCAACAGTGCAGAACTGGTACGCAGGCGATCCGGTGACCGGCAAGGGGGGGATTTTCAATTTCGTCGTGAAGCGCGGGAAATGCCAGGGGAAGAACTCAAAGATATCCTGGACGCAGATAGAGACAGGTTCCGCGATAACATGGAAATATCCAAGCACTATCCTTCTCGGCGACAACTCGACCGGCGAATTTTACTCCGTTGCCCTCACTACAGGCCATCAGCAGGCCGATACAGGGACGAAGATGATACATGTGGGGAAGAACACCCGCTCCGTCATAATTTCGAAAGGTATCTCCGCCGACAAGGCGTCGAATACATACAGAGGTCTTGTACGCGTATCCCCCACGGCGAAGGGGGCGAGGAATTACACGCAGTGCGATTCGATGCTGGTCGGCCACGAATGCAGCGCGCATACCTTCCCCTATATAGACGCGGCGGAGAGTTCGGCGCAGCTGGAACATGAGGCCTCCACTTCAAAGATAAGCGAGGAACAGCTTTTCTATTTCCAGCAGCGGGGTATCAAGAAGGAAGACGCGATCAATTCGATAATAAACGGTTTTTGTAAAGATGTTTTTAAACAGTTGCCGATGGAGTTCGCCGTGGAAGCGACAAAACTTCTTGGCATGAAACTGGAAAATTCGGTAGGCTGACGCCGCCAAAAAAAAGAGTGAAAGGGCAGGATGCTTGAGATAAAGGATTTAAAGGCTGGATTCAAAGGGGGGGAGATTCTGAAAGGTGTCTCCCTGAAAGTGAACAAAGGTGAAGTGCACTCCATAATGGGGCCGAACGGTTCCGGTAAAAGCACATTGTCGAAGGTGCTTGTGGGGCACCCCTCATATTCG encodes the following:
- the sufB gene encoding Fe-S cluster assembly protein SufB, whose product is MASEEKPKVSELVENREYKYGFVTDVESNALPKGLEEWTVNEISKLKEEPEFMREFRLQALKKWKEMSPPDWANLKFPPLDFQDMSYYSAPKVKKKYESIDDVPKEILATYEKLGIPLTEQKRLAGVAVDAVFDSVSVATTHQKKLAEQGIIFCSISEAVEKHPELIKKYLGTVVPVSDNFYAALNSAVFSDGSFVYIPPNTRCPMELSTYFRINTEGTGQFERTLIIADKGSYVSYIEGCTAPQYDTNQLHAAIVELVALDDAEIKYSTVQNWYAGDPVTGKGGIFNFVVKRGKCQGKNSKISWTQIETGSAITWKYPSTILLGDNSTGEFYSVALTTGHQQADTGTKMIHVGKNTRSVIISKGISADKASNTYRGLVRVSPTAKGARNYTQCDSMLVGHECSAHTFPYIDAAESSAQLEHEASTSKISEEQLFYFQQRGIKKEDAINSIINGFCKDVFKQLPMEFAVEATKLLGMKLENSVG